The Salvelinus namaycush isolate Seneca chromosome 1, SaNama_1.0, whole genome shotgun sequence genome has a window encoding:
- the LOC120047849 gene encoding protein TSSC4-like: MCEQEDHGDGGRNKLSNSDAIKLTDDLSLSDSDPEERNESIDPKVEDLSSSDDEEHQNSCPGPGPKKPTFSLTGGSSSFSNRSRSIFDCLESAAKLSSSHLGQDNVIDRVFARPPPPPLLPSGKKFGEKVGELVSKPPQKRGVPDYLVNPELWTRYDLEDVPETSDSKNSMEAQQYIQSLQQKEKENTMEDDPEEPFTPTFNQGQSNSSEHKIVFSRPSRPQKDESAEVNKPDRTKKAGMGLCHLDDEEEEGIGLAIAPQRPKESERKRKWTPVGDAEGVLNDRKDQPPIGFVISRNVKRKNFRKTSEKEED; encoded by the coding sequence ATGTGTGAGCAAGAGGACCACGGAGACGGTGGCCGTAACAAGCTGTCCAACAGTGACGCCATCAAGCTGACAGATGACCTCTCTCTGAGTGACTCTGACCCTGAAGAGCGTAATGAGTCCATAGACCCAAAGGTGGAAGACTTGTCCTCATCTGATGATGAAGAGCACCAGAACTCTTGCCCTGGTCCCGGTCCCAAGAAACCTACATTCAGTCTGACAGGTGGCAGCTCAAGCTTCTCCAACCGCAGCCGAAGCATCTTTGATTGCCTGGAGAGTGCCGCTAAGCTGTCCTCATCCCATCTGGGCCAGGACAATGTCATTGACAGGGTCTTTGCAcgtccccctccacccccactgCTGCCGAGTGGAAAGAAGTTTGGGGAGAAGGTGGGGGAATTGGTCAGCAAGCCTCCTCAGAAGAGAGGCGTGCCAGATTACCTGGTGAATCCTGAGCTCTGGACGCGTTATGACCTGGAGGATGTGCCAGAGACCAGTGACAGCAAGAATAGCATGGAGGCTCAGCAGTACATACAAAGCCTGCagcagaaggagaaggagaacacGATGGAAGATGATCCTGAAGAGCCTTTTACACCTACTTTCAACCAGGGCCAGAGCAATAGCTCAGAGCATAAGATCGTGTTCTCCAGGCCTAGCCGGCCACAGAAAGATGAATCTGCAGAAGTTAACAAGCCTGATCGAACTAAGAAGGCAGGGATGGGTCTCTGTCACTTagatgatgaagaagaggagggtaTAGGCCTAGCAATCGCCCCCCAACGCCCAAAGGAGAGTGAGCGGAAGAGGAAGTGGACACCGGTGGGTGACGCAGAGGGTGTGCTGAATGATCGGAAGGATCAGCCGCCTATTGGCTTCGTCATTAGTAGGAACGTCAAAAGGAAGAACTTCCGCAAGACTTCAGAGAAGGAGGAGGACTGA
- the LOC120047841 gene encoding anoctamin-5-like, which translates to MRRITGKARDEILIEMKSAMDSQIGEECNVHSLNNFIEDGGTQLPGHTETDRLQQNKDTVFFRDGVRRIDFILSYLDDKDGEKKQERRREFEANLKKAGLELETEDKLDSDDLKTYFLKIHAPWEVLATYADVLKIKVPFKESDIPHGQDVPLEWLSRPFRLPEKVMRPQPDYFTSPFDKDKIDFFLIKNQDTFFPPSTRNRIVYYILSRCPYYKEDRKETDKKGIKRLLNNGTYTSAFPLHDCRYWERNTNEQCESERYHLYKNWARFLCFYKEQPLNLIRKYYGEKIGIYFAWLGFYTEMLFFAAVMGVICFIYGVLSYDDNLTSKEICDPSIGGSIVMCPLCDKKCSYWKLNSTCLSSWQSHLFDNEGTVFFAMFMGIWVTLFLEFWKRRQAQLEYEWDLVDFEEEQQQLQIRPEFETRCTDQRLNRITQEMEPYLPLPKKCGRFCLSGVTVLFWMLLIVACITGVIVYRLAVYAAFASIMKDSPTKKIHLVGSLITPQLATSVTASFINFVIIMILNFFYERVAIWITDMEIPKTHLEYENKLTMKMFLFQFVNYYSSCFYVAFFKGKFVGYPGKYTYMFGKYSRLRNEECDPGGCLIELTTQLVIVMTGKQVCGNIQEALLPLLRNWWCSRKARKDQYSRWEQDHDLQNFSQLGLFYEYLEMVIQFGFITLFVASFPLAPLLALCNNILEVRVDSWKFTTQFRRPVAAKAHNIGAWQEILNVVAILSVVTNAFIMAFTSDMIPRLVYLYTYHPGSEATMSGYINNSLSVYDISQIPLLSTPEEGAIPAWFNSSFITTCRYRDYRYPPGHQRQYSHTMQFWHILAAKLAFIIIMEHVVFVVKFFVAWLIPDVPSEVKARIKRERYLIQEYLHNYEVEKLKIQLSQSFITEPKPEVCTATDKHDVLSE; encoded by the exons ATGAGAAGAATAACGGGAAAGGCAAGGGATGAAATTTTGATCGAAATGAAGAGCGCAATGGACTCCCAGATTGGAG AGGAATGTAATGTCCACAGTCTTAATAACTTTATAGAGGACGGAGGTACACAGCTACCTGGACACACAGAG ACTGACAGACTACAGCAGAACAAAGACACCGTGTTCTTCAGGGACGGGGTTCGCAGGATTGACTTCATACTGTCCTACCTAGATGACAAGGATGGAGAGAAGAAGCAG gagaggaggagggagtttGAGGCCAACCTTAAGAAGGCTGGACTGGAGCTTGAGACTGAGGACAAATTG GACTCGGATGATCTGAAAACGTACTTCCTGAAGATCCACGCCCCGTGGGAGGTGTTGGCCACCTACGCTGACGTGCTGAAGATCAAGGTTCCCTTTAAGGAAAGCGACATCCCCCACGGACAGGACGTTCCACTGGAGTGGCTCTCCCGACCGTTCCGCCTGCCAGAGAAGGTGATGCGCCCACAGCCTGACTACTTCACCTCTCCATTTGATAAGGACAAGATAGACTTCTTCCTCATCAAAAACCAAGACACCTTCTTCCCCCCCTCTACACGCAACAGAATA GTGTACTACATCCTGTCTCGCTGTCCGTACTATAAAGAGGACCGCAAGGAGACAGACAAGAAAGGTATCAAGCGGTTACTGAACAACGGGACCTACACCTCAGCCTTCCCACTTCATGAT TGTCGATACTGGGAGAGGAACACAAATGAGCAGTGTGAGAGCGAACGCTACCACCTCTATAAGAATTGGGCTAGGTTCCTCTGTTTCTACAAGGAGCAGCCCCTCAACCTCATCAG GAAGTATTATGGGGAGAAGATTGGGATCTACTTTGCCTGGCTGGGCTTCTACACAGAGATGTTGTTCTTTGCTGCGGTCATGGGGGTCATATGTTTTATCTATGGTGTGCTAAGCTACGATGACAATTTAACAAG TAAGGAGATCTGTGACCCCAGCATTGGAGGGAGTATTGTGATGTGTCCGCTGTGTGATAAGAAGTGTAGTTACTGGAAGCTCAACTCCACGTGTCTCTCATCCTGG CAATCCCATCTGTTTGATAACGAGGGGACCGTGTTCTTTGCCATGTTTATGGGGATCTGGG TGACTCTGTTCCTGGAGTTCTGGAAGCGGCGCCAGGCCCAGTTGGAGTATGAATGGGACCTGGTGGATTTCGaggaggagcagcagcagctccagATCCGTCCGGAGTTTGAGACGAGGTGCACTGACCAGAGACTCAACCGGATCACCCAG GAAATGGAGCCATACCTACCCCTCCCCAAAAAGTGTGGTCGCTTTTGCCTCTCCGGGGTTACTGTTCTGTTTTGG ATGCTTCTGATTGTGGCCTGTATCACTGGGGTGATAGTCTACAGGCTGGCTGTGTATGCGGCCTTCGCCAGCATCATGAAGGACAGCCCCACTAAGAAGATCCATCTGGTGGGCTCTCTCATCACCCCGCAGCTCGCTACCTCTGTCACCGCCTCCTTTATCAACTTTGTCATCATTATGATCCTTAACTTCTTCTATGAGCGAGTGGCCATTTGGATCACAGATATGG AAATTCCCAAGACACATCTGGAGTATGAAAACAAGTTGACAATGAAGATGTTCCTCTTCCAGTTTGTCAACTACTATTCTTCGTGTTTCTACGTGGCCTTCTTCAAGGGCAAGTTTGTGGGTTACCCAGGCAAATACACGTACATGTTTGGCAAATACAGCAGGCTGAGGAACGAGGAG TGTGACCCAGGAGGCTGTCTGATTGAGCTGACCACCCAGCTGGTGATTGTCATGACAGGGAAGCAGGTGTGTGGGAACATCCAGGAGGCTCTACTGCC GCTGCTGAGGAACTGGTGGTGCAGCAGGAAGGCCCGGAAAGACCAGTACAGCCGCTGGGAGCAGGACCACGACCTGCAGAACTTCAGCCAGCTGGGCCTGTTCTATGAGTACCTGGAGATGG TAATCCAGTTTGGCTTCATCACTCTGTTTGTGGCCTCTTTCCCCCTGGCCCCCCTGCTGGCCCTCTGTAACAACATCCTGGAGGTCAGAGTGGACTCCTGGAAGTTCACCACCCAGTTCCGCCGGCCTGTGGCGGCCAAGGCCCACAACATCGGAGCATGGCAGGAGATCCTCAATGTGGTAGCCATCTTGTCCGTTGTCACCAAT GCATTCATCATGGCCTTTACTTCAGACATGATCCCCCGCCTGGTCTACCTGTATACCTACCACCCTGGCTCTGAAGCCACCATGAGTGGCTACATCAACAACAGCCTGTCAGTGTATGACATCTCCCAGATCCCTCTCCTCAGTACGCCCGAGGAGGGGGCGATTCCTGCCTGGTTCAACAGCTCCTTCATCACCACCTGCAG GTACCGTGACTACCGCTACCCTCCAGGCCACCAGAGGCAGTACTCCCACACTATGCAATTCTGGCACATCCTGGCAGCCAAACTGGCCTTCATCATTATCATGGAG CACGTGGTGTTTGTGGTGAAGTTCTTTGTGGCCTGGCTGATCCCGGATGTGCCATCCGAGGTGAAGGCTCGGATCAAACGGGAACGTTACCTCATCCAGGAATACCTGCACAACTACGAGGTTGAGAAGCTCAAGATCCAGCTGAGTCAGAGTTTTATCACTGAACCCAAACCTGAGGTCTGCACTGCCACCGACAAACATGACGTGTTATCTGAGTAG